A single window of Mycoplasma bradburyae DNA harbors:
- a CDS encoding cytadherence protein C: protein MKQLSKRFTKLNKSNLIKILVSIFFVIFISLGLTKIFISNNQNNNQIQATNLNNKTALVEQNNSYDDLKTTNNTYVQNSKNDYFALTQTGVKKLDVFGNVYYSYNYGKDFINYQTVDFVANNLKPDYYYLLIKNPIVNITGNNLSTISISSPAYVLELKDENNSLKIIKKFQLNPYRFSRDLASLFIKVGFEPKLSKNPTNDEIINNKNYALGLLDRPTNSSILNNISYYYYNSISRLAFINNRLAVFGSNDIVSLWFYLFDVNKTDDNVLDNNKNLINIYPRLFATTNLNWSLGNYNNSEHTKTTQFVVNNIKLYTPAYFITGINVIKQKLIDQNNPENQNQTSIYSLHLGLIPAPIIKINETNHKFSHIISSTYYSSTNTNYSNIFISGAISQSKVVEITNNFSTVNEFFSASYSIKLYTNVLNKPDQANTLSQYAYHYSVQEDQSDNKINGYPNLIGILILRSQIIGFIFSGDTYTLHTDSIYNLLDDETSMSGFDYITNIILYKAIWWISFYNPTTSTTWVNQINTNISITNDEVLLINYSEIYRTTKSGLAFLILVLNDNAFYLFRDLDNLIESDLIYLDQANQKYIKADFFNNGVPVFDNKPDSKGSSLWGTVNFKPASYLVEQKLNTMNAYDIVNNDFIINKLYDYQPGKINWAPRVVTNVINDNKFVISFEFPYFDGNYYKTDQILKNLEFPSFEYNNLKASPVYLVPTIVLSIIVSVILLLAFIFLIIMQILKTKKVSLQLFTNANNKIDKLNDSVNIIYQKIETKLYNPQTDRNRLTGKFNKPNDHLNIGNNQTRMINNNQRIINQPFQRPSNYNHFNNPQFFNQRQNPTRGYYPPNNQQAFSQASRMNHTTAHGFRNNPPRSNQGFNNQTRQVNNTSFYQADKTRKIN, encoded by the coding sequence ATGAAGCAGTTATCAAAAAGATTTACTAAACTAAATAAAAGTAACCTAATTAAGATTTTAGTTAGTATCTTTTTTGTTATCTTCATTAGCTTAGGTTTAACTAAAATCTTTATTAGTAATAACCAAAATAATAATCAAATACAAGCAACTAATTTAAACAACAAAACCGCTTTAGTTGAACAGAATAATTCATATGACGATCTAAAAACAACTAATAATACTTATGTGCAAAATAGTAAGAATGATTATTTTGCATTAACTCAAACAGGTGTTAAAAAACTGGATGTTTTTGGGAATGTTTATTATAGCTATAACTACGGAAAAGATTTTATTAATTATCAAACAGTGGATTTTGTAGCTAATAATCTCAAACCAGATTATTACTATTTGTTAATTAAAAATCCAATAGTTAATATCACAGGTAATAACTTATCAACAATAAGTATTAGTTCGCCTGCTTATGTTTTAGAACTAAAAGATGAAAATAACTCTTTAAAGATCATCAAGAAGTTTCAACTAAACCCTTATCGTTTTTCAAGGGATTTAGCTAGTTTATTTATTAAAGTAGGTTTTGAACCAAAATTATCTAAAAATCCGACCAATGATGAAATTATTAACAATAAAAACTATGCGTTAGGTTTATTAGATAGACCTACGAATAGTTCAATTCTTAATAATATCTCTTATTATTACTACAACTCAATTAGTAGATTAGCATTTATCAATAATCGTTTAGCAGTATTTGGTAGCAATGATATTGTTAGTTTGTGGTTCTATTTATTTGATGTAAATAAAACAGATGATAATGTTCTAGATAATAATAAAAACTTAATTAATATATATCCACGATTATTTGCTACTACCAATCTAAACTGAAGTTTAGGTAATTATAATAATTCTGAACATACCAAAACTACTCAGTTTGTAGTTAACAATATTAAGTTATATACCCCTGCTTATTTTATTACGGGAATCAATGTTATTAAACAAAAATTAATTGATCAGAATAATCCAGAAAATCAAAACCAAACTTCAATCTATTCTTTACATTTAGGTTTAATCCCTGCTCCAATTATTAAGATCAATGAGACTAACCATAAGTTTAGTCACATTATTAGTTCTACATACTATAGTAGTACTAATACCAATTACTCTAATATCTTTATTAGTGGTGCTATTTCGCAATCTAAAGTAGTTGAAATAACCAACAACTTTAGTACAGTTAACGAATTTTTTTCAGCTAGTTATAGCATCAAACTATATACTAATGTTTTAAATAAACCTGATCAAGCTAACACATTAAGTCAATACGCTTATCACTATTCAGTTCAAGAAGATCAATCTGATAATAAAATTAATGGTTATCCTAATCTTATTGGGATCTTAATCTTAAGATCGCAAATTATTGGTTTTATCTTTTCTGGAGATACATATACTTTACATACAGATAGCATATATAACCTATTAGACGATGAAACGTCTATGTCAGGATTTGATTACATTACTAATATCATATTATACAAAGCTATATGATGAATTAGTTTTTATAATCCAACCACATCTACAACCTGAGTTAATCAAATTAATACGAATATAAGTATAACCAACGATGAAGTATTGTTAATTAACTATTCTGAAATCTACAGAACCACTAAAAGTGGTTTAGCTTTTTTGATTCTTGTATTAAACGATAATGCTTTTTATCTTTTTAGAGATCTTGATAATTTAATTGAATCAGATTTAATTTATCTAGATCAAGCTAATCAAAAATACATTAAGGCAGACTTCTTTAACAATGGGGTTCCAGTATTTGACAATAAGCCTGATTCTAAAGGTTCTAGTCTATGAGGAACAGTTAATTTTAAACCTGCATCATATTTAGTTGAACAAAAACTAAACACGATGAATGCTTATGATATTGTTAATAATGATTTTATTATTAACAAATTGTACGATTACCAACCAGGAAAAATTAATTGGGCACCAAGAGTTGTAACTAATGTAATTAATGATAATAAATTTGTTATCAGTTTTGAATTCCCTTATTTTGATGGTAATTATTATAAAACTGATCAGATCTTAAAAAATCTAGAGTTCCCTAGTTTTGAATACAATAATTTAAAAGCTAGTCCAGTTTATTTAGTGCCTACAATTGTTTTATCAATAATTGTAAGCGTGATCTTGTTATTAGCATTTATCTTCTTGATTATTATGCAAATCTTGAAAACCAAGAAGGTATCATTGCAATTATTTACTAACGCAAACAACAAGATCGACAAATTAAATGATTCGGTTAATATCATTTACCAAAAGATTGAAACTAAGTTATACAACCCACAAACAGATCGTAATAGATTGACAGGTAAATTTAATAAACCTAACGATCATTTAAATATTGGTAATAACCAAACAAGAATGATTAATAATAATCAAAGAATTATTAATCAACCATTCCAAAGACCTAGTAATTACAATCATTTTAATAATCCTCAATTCTTTAACCAAAGACAAAATCCAACTAGAGGATACTACCCACCTAACAACCAACAAGCTTTTAGTCAAGCAAGTAGAATGAATCACACAACAGCTCATGGTTTTAGAAACAATCCTCCAAGGTCTAACCAAGGGTTTAATAACCAAACAAGACAAGTAAACAATACTTCTTTTTATCAAGCTGATAAGACCAGAAAGATTAATTAG
- a CDS encoding restriction endonuclease subunit S, translating into MNKNKNIPQIRFKGFSEGWNISKIKKLVDYRVSKLLISNAKLFGKYELFDTTKKIGYTNYSFIKNSYISIVKDGSECGRVRLMQPYTYFTSTLGGLIPKNKFDASFLFARLSILNFSSFMSGGVIHHLYFNEYGEIDIQVPDVKEQVKIGELFVKLDKLFELLKQKENKLNLIKETLLNNMFPKSRHDKPAIRFKGFSEGWIISKIKNIVDYKVSKLIISDAKSFGKYELFDSSKKIGYTNDSFINKSYISIVKDGDPGRVRLMQPYTYFTSTLGGLIPKNKFDASFLFARLSILNFSSLISGGVIRHIYFNEYGEIDIQVPDVKEQVKIGELFLKLDKLIELLKQKHAKLGFIKESLINKMYC; encoded by the coding sequence ATGAATAAAAACAAAAATATTCCACAGATAAGATTTAAGGGATTTAGTGAGGGGTGGAACATCAGCAAGATAAAAAAGCTCGTTGATTATAGAGTATCAAAATTACTCATTTCGAATGCAAAATTATTTGGTAAATATGAATTATTTGATACTACTAAAAAAATAGGTTATACAAATTATTCTTTTATAAAAAATAGTTATATTTCAATAGTAAAAGACGGTAGTGAATGTGGTCGTGTTAGATTAATGCAACCTTATACTTATTTTACAAGTACATTAGGTGGGTTAATTCCTAAAAATAAATTTGATGCAAGCTTTCTATTTGCTCGTTTATCTATATTAAACTTTAGCTCATTCATGTCAGGTGGAGTTATTCATCATCTTTATTTTAATGAATACGGAGAAATAGATATACAAGTTCCTGATGTAAAAGAACAAGTTAAAATTGGTGAGTTATTCGTTAAATTAGATAAGTTATTCGAATTATTGAAACAAAAAGAAAACAAACTAAATCTTATAAAGGAGACATTATTAAATAATATGTTTCCTAAATCTCGTCATGATAAGCCAGCGATAAGATTTAAAGGGTTTAGTGAAGGATGGATCATTAGCAAGATAAAAAATATCGTTGATTATAAAGTATCAAAATTAATCATTTCGGATGCAAAATCATTTGGTAAATATGAATTATTTGATTCTAGTAAAAAAATAGGTTATACAAATGATTCTTTTATAAATAAGAGTTATATTTCAATAGTAAAAGACGGCGATCCTGGTCGTGTTAGATTAATGCAACCTTATACTTATTTTACAAGTACATTAGGTGGGTTAATTCCTAAAAATAAATTTGATGCAAGCTTTCTATTTGCTCGTTTATCTATATTAAACTTTAGTTCATTAATATCAGGTGGAGTTATTCGACATATTTATTTTAATGAATATGGAGAAATAGATATACAAGTTCCTGATGTAAAAGAACAAGTAAAAATTGGTGAATTATTTCTTAAATTAGATAAGTTAATCGAATTATTGAAACAAAAACACGCCAAACTAGGTTTTATAAAAGAATCATTAATTAATAAAATGTATTGTTAA
- a CDS encoding restriction endonuclease subunit S: MNKNKNIPEIRFKGFDEGWKSSQLKELVSYLGLGRTPLISNKSYYGGRIPFLKISDINNNGCFINKTEKKITQLALDCNVAKFYPKGTISLVTTFSYGEVVIMNMDCATSEAFYNIGFKSNTLRDFIFWELKWIHQSNYWNKLVLVGVQPYINLDIVKGVTVSLTSDDEMKKIGNLFFSFENLLESTKSKISKLENCKEALLSNMFPKTNQNKPDIRFNGFDKDWKIFVINNIFKITQGYVLNEKQVSQVCSGLNPYPVYSSKTLNNGLFGFYKEFLYQDAITWTTVGYAGTVRYRQGKFYCTDVCGVLLKKTMKPDWMISEVLNKVTPNHVIQGTRPQLSNYVMAEIEVKLPTEEKEREKISDIFSKIDNLINLLKQKESKLNLVKENLLNKMFC; this comes from the coding sequence ATGAATAAGAATAAAAACATTCCAGAGATAAGATTTAAAGGATTTGATGAGGGGTGAAAAAGTAGTCAATTAAAAGAGTTGGTAAGCTACTTAGGATTAGGTAGAACGCCATTAATTAGCAATAAATCGTATTACGGTGGTAGAATTCCGTTTTTAAAAATTTCTGATATCAATAACAATGGTTGCTTTATTAATAAAACTGAAAAGAAAATAACGCAACTAGCATTAGACTGTAATGTTGCTAAATTTTACCCTAAAGGAACTATTAGTTTGGTCACAACTTTTTCGTATGGGGAAGTGGTGATTATGAACATGGATTGCGCAACTTCGGAAGCGTTTTATAATATAGGATTTAAATCGAATACATTAAGAGATTTTATTTTTTGAGAACTTAAATGAATTCATCAATCAAATTATTGAAACAAACTTGTTTTAGTTGGAGTTCAGCCGTACATAAATCTAGATATAGTTAAGGGTGTAACTGTTTCACTAACATCTGATGATGAAATGAAAAAGATTGGTAATCTTTTCTTTTCATTTGAAAATCTCCTTGAATCAACTAAGTCTAAAATATCTAAATTAGAGAATTGCAAGGAAGCATTATTAAGTAATATGTTTCCTAAAACTAATCAAAACAAACCTGATATAAGATTTAATGGGTTTGATAAAGATTGAAAAATATTTGTTATTAACAATATATTCAAGATAACTCAGGGTTATGTCCTTAACGAAAAGCAAGTATCTCAAGTTTGCAGTGGTTTGAATCCTTACCCTGTTTACTCATCAAAAACTCTAAATAATGGTTTATTTGGTTTTTATAAAGAATTCTTATATCAAGATGCTATTACTTGAACCACTGTTGGTTACGCCGGAACAGTAAGATACAGACAAGGGAAATTTTATTGCACTGACGTTTGTGGAGTTTTATTAAAGAAAACTATGAAACCAGATTGAATGATTTCTGAAGTCTTAAACAAAGTTACACCTAATCATGTAATACAAGGTACCCGTCCGCAATTATCGAATTATGTAATGGCTGAGATTGAAGTAAAATTACCAACAGAGGAAAAAGAAAGAGAAAAAATATCTGACATTTTCTCGAAGATTGATAATTTAATAAACTTATTAAAACAAAAAGAAAGCAAACTAAATCTTGTGAAAGAGAATTTACTTAATAAAATGTTTTGTTAA
- the hisS gene encoding histidine--tRNA ligase: MNTKETKAVRGTIDWFDEDMILFSAITNKIIEIANQYAYERIKTPVFEHAELFNRNLEHSDIVKKELYQFNDLSQRLLALRPEGTASVMRAINEHKLLDKKALPLKLFYLEPMFRYERPQKGRMREFHQFGIELVGDLDSSDYLQTILFANKILNTFNLKCVLNINWIGNFDSRQKWVDHLNEYFKQYYDQLTELSQSRLGSYGVLRILDDKLESTKDFVKNAPGIEQFISQEEQQYFKNFLNQLDQLNIKYVVNKQLVRGLDYYSEVVFEFILDNQDKSQSTLLAGGCYQTLVKELTNKDHQAIGFALSIERFICYLDEEIKNNLFLQAKKDIYLVINLEEDKLIDTIKLTEQLRDKQLNVFFNPRLKKLDKAIKYALRAKYSHLIILGYNEWQKNTVTIKNLDNQEQQTIKLEDFIK, encoded by the coding sequence ATGAACACTAAGGAAACAAAAGCTGTTAGAGGTACTATTGATTGGTTTGATGAAGATATGATTTTATTTAGTGCTATCACTAATAAAATCATAGAAATAGCTAACCAATATGCTTATGAAAGAATTAAAACTCCTGTGTTTGAACATGCGGAGTTATTTAATCGCAACCTAGAACATTCTGATATCGTTAAAAAAGAACTTTACCAATTCAATGATTTATCTCAACGCTTACTAGCCTTACGTCCTGAAGGTACTGCAAGTGTTATGAGAGCAATTAATGAACACAAGTTGCTAGATAAAAAAGCGTTACCACTAAAGCTTTTTTATCTAGAACCAATGTTTCGTTATGAACGCCCTCAAAAAGGACGAATGCGCGAATTCCATCAGTTTGGTATTGAACTAGTAGGTGATTTAGATTCTAGTGATTATTTGCAAACAATTCTGTTTGCAAATAAAATCCTTAATACTTTTAATCTTAAATGTGTTTTAAACATTAATTGAATCGGAAACTTTGATTCAAGACAAAAATGAGTTGATCATTTAAATGAATACTTTAAACAATATTACGATCAACTAACAGAATTATCCCAATCAAGATTGGGATCATATGGTGTGTTAAGAATTCTAGATGATAAGTTAGAATCCACCAAAGACTTTGTTAAGAACGCACCAGGTATAGAACAATTCATCTCGCAAGAAGAACAACAATACTTTAAGAACTTCTTAAATCAATTAGATCAATTAAATATCAAATATGTTGTTAATAAACAACTAGTAAGAGGGTTGGATTATTATTCTGAAGTGGTGTTCGAATTTATTCTTGATAACCAAGATAAATCCCAAAGTACTTTATTAGCTGGTGGGTGTTATCAAACCCTAGTTAAAGAACTAACCAATAAAGATCATCAAGCAATCGGATTTGCTTTAAGTATTGAACGGTTTATCTGTTACTTAGATGAAGAAATTAAAAATAATTTATTCCTTCAAGCAAAAAAAGACATATATTTAGTAATCAACCTTGAAGAGGATAAATTAATAGATACAATAAAATTAACCGAACAACTAAGAGATAAACAATTAAATGTCTTTTTTAATCCGAGATTAAAAAAGTTAGACAAAGCAATTAAATACGCCCTAAGAGCTAAGTACTCTCATCTGATTATATTGGGTTATAATGAATGGCAAAAAAATACCGTTACGATTAAAAACCTAGATAACCAAGAACAACAAACAATTAAACTAGAGGACTTTATTAAGTAG
- the aspS gene encoding aspartate--tRNA ligase — protein sequence MQPLDFTNRKPIIELKNNDLLNQPTMIVGWVKNIRKLGNFNFIEIADKSGLIQLLDKKNEYASLSREDLVLVEGLLQLKKDPNKNLELGDREVLIDKLTIISKSKTPPFIIEDETDALEEVRLKYRYLDLRRPVLQRNMKLRSDFFLIVRNFLASMNFTEIETPILSKTTPEGARDYVVPSRCGPNMFYALPQSAQIYKQLLMISGFERYFQISRCFRDEDLRKDRQPEHVQIDMEVSFMSKEEFFALIEKMFVHVFDKLMNIKIEPNFIRMKFDDAMNLYGTDKPDLRFGCELTDVSKTFKEHRFEVFKNFANKNLLKAIVLDDILVSSKEHKVLEKYAKDNHAKALSWFSYENNEIIDGSIKRFIDQQDLTNLGLNNKKGTIFFVGDDSLEVINKSLGAVRTQLNEIYQLANEDEYKFLWIVDWPLYEWDEKENKYVSAHNLFTSPDPSCIDTFNEDKKNARASSYDLVLNGFELGSGAIRITNPKLQEEVMESLGLSKDEAYDKFGFLLDAYQYGAPQHCGIGLGSDRILMILTKSKSIRDIIAFPKNNQGFDLMNNSPSEAINEQFLNELYLSIKNK from the coding sequence ATGCAACCATTAGATTTTACTAACCGTAAACCGATTATTGAATTAAAAAACAATGATTTACTTAACCAACCAACAATGATTGTTGGTTGAGTTAAAAATATCCGTAAGCTAGGGAATTTCAATTTTATTGAAATTGCTGATAAATCAGGATTAATCCAGTTATTAGATAAGAAAAATGAGTACGCTAGTTTATCACGTGAAGATCTAGTTTTAGTTGAAGGACTACTTCAACTAAAAAAAGATCCTAACAAGAATCTAGAACTAGGTGATCGTGAAGTGTTAATTGATAAATTAACAATTATTTCTAAATCTAAAACACCTCCGTTTATTATTGAAGATGAAACTGATGCTTTAGAAGAAGTTAGATTAAAATATCGTTATCTAGATCTAAGAAGACCAGTGTTACAAAGAAATATGAAACTACGTTCAGATTTCTTTTTAATCGTACGTAACTTCTTAGCTTCAATGAACTTTACTGAGATTGAAACGCCAATCTTATCTAAAACAACCCCTGAAGGTGCTAGAGACTATGTTGTGCCTTCTAGATGTGGTCCTAATATGTTCTATGCTCTACCACAATCAGCACAGATCTATAAACAACTATTAATGATCAGTGGGTTTGAACGTTATTTTCAAATCTCAAGATGTTTTAGAGATGAAGACTTAAGAAAAGATCGTCAACCTGAACATGTTCAAATCGATATGGAAGTTTCATTTATGAGCAAAGAAGAATTCTTTGCTTTAATTGAAAAGATGTTTGTTCATGTTTTTGATAAGTTAATGAACATTAAGATTGAACCAAACTTTATACGTATGAAGTTTGATGACGCAATGAATCTTTATGGGACTGATAAACCAGACCTAAGATTTGGGTGTGAATTGACTGATGTATCTAAAACATTTAAAGAACACAGGTTTGAAGTTTTCAAGAACTTTGCGAATAAAAACTTATTAAAAGCAATTGTTCTAGATGATATCTTAGTATCATCTAAAGAACACAAAGTTCTAGAAAAATACGCTAAGGACAACCATGCTAAAGCATTAAGTTGATTTAGTTATGAAAATAACGAAATCATCGATGGTTCAATTAAACGCTTTATTGACCAACAAGATCTAACTAACCTAGGATTAAACAACAAAAAAGGAACGATCTTCTTTGTCGGGGATGATAGTCTTGAAGTGATCAACAAATCCCTTGGTGCTGTTAGAACGCAATTAAATGAGATCTATCAATTAGCAAATGAAGATGAATACAAGTTCTTATGAATTGTTGATTGACCATTATATGAATGAGATGAAAAAGAAAACAAATACGTTTCAGCTCATAACCTATTTACATCACCAGATCCTTCTTGTATTGATACTTTCAATGAAGATAAGAAGAATGCAAGAGCTTCTTCTTATGACTTAGTACTAAATGGTTTTGAACTAGGTAGTGGTGCGATTCGTATTACCAATCCAAAACTTCAAGAAGAAGTTATGGAATCATTAGGATTATCTAAAGATGAAGCTTATGATAAATTTGGTTTCTTATTAGATGCTTATCAATATGGCGCTCCCCAACACTGTGGAATTGGTTTAGGTTCTGATCGTATTCTTATGATCTTAACTAAGTCGAAATCAATTCGTGATATTATTGCTTTCCCTAAGAACAACCAGGGGTTTGATTTGATGAACAATTCACCATCAGAAGCGATTAATGAACAATTCTTAAATGAACTTTATTTATCAATCAAAAATAAGTAA
- a CDS encoding RelA/SpoT family protein translates to MDFQSVNVRLEDFKEILVKNNYSESSIKKFIAAFEFAKFWHGEQKRKSGEPYIIHPLETAIKLAEWKMDDNTIIAGLLHDLLEDTPVDKRLISSTFNNDVLELVRVVTKISSEAKRNRESAGSFNPHKNELDYTIRVFSSISKDIRPIIIKIADRFHNLSTINFLRPDRQKIIAQETFDTYAQIAGRLGMYWIKTQLLDLTFQIINPTAFDNTLSLINVHKLINETKWKNFEQQIRKILDGSHLSYELTSRIKSVYSTYQKLNYRHNIKNIHDIYALRVIVENEFEAYHVLGLVHLNYKYVPGLFKDYICAPKNNLYQSIHTTVLVDGAQIEVQIRTKSMDRNSHLGLASHWAYKLNQDISQTDEYKTEVLNRFQVDIFNEKKAQDLSLIKDLTKGSLIDVLVSNNNKSYSLPSSITALELAYRVNPEEFIFLDKITCSNDIISFDKKLDDGDVVSFEYSSEVKISESWLKSIKNPAIKKEIIAIIEQINSYEETEAQFLAKLRKILKKNVISSSDIVKRVQILGFNDLSEYIKYVSKINFKNNEQYEFFSKNYNWKKTLKQLKINRPKWLFQNSYFKEIPGIDFASIKISKCCSILPYIPSAGLIQKNILNVHSPNCKNIKKLNNEKIIALNWNDEKLESKPRLFRSYVKVHGAWSGNVINDILMVIINNNAKIFSLSITKDKKNNTFFADLGIYVQNMKHLNFIMDEITLKDMSFNWKLL, encoded by the coding sequence ATGGATTTTCAATCAGTCAACGTTCGTCTTGAAGATTTTAAAGAAATCTTAGTAAAGAATAACTATTCTGAAAGCAGTATTAAAAAATTTATTGCTGCTTTTGAATTCGCGAAATTTTGACACGGCGAACAGAAGCGCAAAAGTGGTGAACCATATATTATCCATCCGCTTGAAACTGCCATTAAGTTAGCAGAATGAAAAATGGATGATAATACAATTATCGCTGGTTTGCTGCATGACTTATTAGAAGATACACCTGTAGATAAACGGTTGATTTCATCAACGTTTAATAATGATGTTTTAGAACTAGTTAGGGTTGTTACTAAAATTTCCTCTGAAGCTAAAAGAAACCGTGAAAGCGCAGGAAGTTTTAATCCTCATAAAAATGAATTAGATTACACAATCCGTGTATTTAGTTCAATTTCAAAAGATATCCGTCCAATTATTATTAAGATAGCTGATCGGTTTCATAACTTATCAACGATTAATTTTTTACGACCTGATCGCCAAAAAATTATTGCTCAAGAAACATTTGATACTTACGCTCAGATTGCTGGAAGATTGGGTATGTATTGAATTAAAACCCAATTACTAGATCTAACATTTCAGATAATTAACCCAACAGCTTTTGATAACACTTTATCATTAATCAATGTTCATAAATTAATTAATGAAACTAAATGAAAAAACTTTGAACAACAAATCAGAAAAATATTAGATGGTAGCCATCTATCTTATGAGCTTACTTCAAGAATCAAAAGTGTTTATTCAACTTATCAAAAACTTAATTATCGGCATAATATTAAGAATATTCATGACATTTATGCGTTAAGAGTTATTGTTGAAAATGAATTTGAAGCTTACCATGTACTAGGATTAGTTCATCTTAACTATAAATATGTTCCAGGATTATTTAAGGACTACATATGTGCTCCTAAAAATAATTTATACCAATCGATTCATACAACTGTATTAGTTGATGGTGCTCAAATCGAAGTTCAGATAAGAACTAAAAGCATGGATCGCAACTCGCACTTAGGGTTAGCATCACATTGAGCTTATAAACTTAATCAAGATATCAGTCAAACTGATGAATACAAAACAGAAGTTTTAAATCGTTTTCAAGTGGATATTTTTAATGAGAAAAAAGCACAAGACTTGAGTTTAATAAAAGATTTAACTAAAGGATCTTTAATTGATGTTTTGGTATCTAACAATAATAAAAGTTATTCGTTGCCATCATCAATTACCGCGCTTGAGTTAGCTTATCGTGTTAATCCTGAAGAATTTATTTTTTTAGATAAAATCACTTGTTCAAACGACATTATTTCATTTGATAAGAAACTTGATGATGGGGATGTTGTTAGTTTTGAATATAGCAGCGAAGTTAAGATTAGTGAAAGCTGATTAAAATCTATCAAGAACCCTGCAATTAAAAAAGAAATCATAGCAATTATCGAACAAATTAATAGTTATGAAGAGACTGAAGCACAGTTCTTGGCTAAGCTAAGAAAAATTTTGAAAAAGAATGTAATTTCATCGTCTGATATTGTTAAGAGAGTACAAATTCTTGGATTTAATGATCTTAGTGAATATATTAAATATGTAAGTAAGATTAATTTCAAGAATAACGAACAGTATGAGTTTTTTTCTAAAAACTATAATTGAAAAAAGACTTTAAAGCAACTAAAAATCAACCGACCTAAATGATTATTCCAAAACTCTTATTTTAAAGAGATTCCTGGGATTGATTTTGCTAGTATTAAAATTAGTAAGTGTTGTTCGATCTTGCCTTATATTCCTTCGGCTGGTTTGATTCAAAAAAATATTCTTAATGTTCACTCTCCAAATTGTAAGAATATTAAAAAGCTTAATAATGAAAAAATCATAGCGCTAAATTGGAATGATGAAAAATTAGAGTCCAAACCAAGGTTGTTTAGAAGTTATGTTAAAGTTCATGGCGCTTGAAGTGGTAATGTTATTAATGACATTTTAATGGTAATTATTAATAACAACGCTAAGATTTTTTCATTAAGTATCACCAAAGATAAGAAAAACAATACTTTCTTTGCTGATCTTGGGATATATGTCCAGAATATGAAACATTTAAATTTCATTATGGATGAAATTACATTAAAAGATATGTCATTCAATTGGAAGTTATTATAA